In the genome of Brienomyrus brachyistius isolate T26 chromosome 17, BBRACH_0.4, whole genome shotgun sequence, one region contains:
- the nlrc3l gene encoding NLR family CARD domain-containing protein 3 isoform X2: MSETGDSVSPAVSEPEQPSVHEGEPNWAERPEYPPSSYGSMKSDENCVSATMSEEDEPPAAASSAGVLQSPDLSEEDANVLNSTTEDATLELPHIFKSIQNTLNSLSEMKLLLFKMCLIKHHAEYFEGQLDKNADILDIVDKMLERCGKGGALSITLRVLHDIKMRDLAEELEKSCRRLRLQHDLKTCLKRRYECIFEGIARQGTQSFLNYIYTDVQMIADGNAVNREHEVRQAEAGLRPVRQGTAIPCSDIFRSMPGHYKPVRNVLTTGIAGIGLTVCVQKYILDWTEEKPNQDIHFVFPVPFRELNLIKEDRISMRDLICIFFPEMKEMDFIEKKDCRVLFILDGLDVCKRPLHFQDNDKVTDIQQKTTIQVLLTNLIQGNLLPSAHVWITSRSAAANLIPSACVHRYTELCGFNDDQKKAYFMQKFKDPQQIFQVLSRVTSARTLHIMCHIPVFCWIVATVFERKFADPDRTVITTLTQFYTHYLVLQLHMKNQKYYGMKTGLQQWQDTDPDFVLKVAKFAFEQLEKDRFSFHEVDLREFGLARRDVVLHSGLCTEIYKQESCQEREFCFVHQSLQEYLAALHVHYTFLNRNQNVLGQPLMNTFSKIFKSAPMCDLYKTAIERAMQSENGQLDLFLRFLFGLSEHSTQEILRGLLKRMEVAPQVPEEMINYIKKLISENSKPERCGNLAHCLLELEQN; this comes from the exons ATGAGCGAAACGGGCGACAGCGTGAGTCCGGCGGTGTCCGAGCCCGAACAGCCGAG TGTCCATGAGGGGGAGCCTAATTGGGCAGAGAGACCCGAGTACCCGCCATCCAGCTATGGATCCATGAAAAGTGATGAAAACTGTGTCAGTGCCACAATGTCCGAGGAGGACGAGCCTCCTGCTGCTGCCTCAAG CGCAGGTGTACTGCAGTCACCGGATCTTTCTGAAGAGGACGCTAATGTGCTGAATTCAACTACTGAGGATGCCACCCTGGAGTTGCCACATATATTTAAG TCAATCCAAAATACTCTGAATAGTCTCAGTGAGATGAAGTTGCTTCTGTTCAAGATGTGTCTGATCAAGCACCATGCTGAGTATTTTGAGGGTCAGCTGGACAAAAATGCTGATATCCTGGACATTGTGGACAAGATGCTGGAACGCTGCGGAAAAGGGGGTGCACTGAGTATAACCCTGCGTGTTCTCCATGACATCAAAATGCGTGACTTGGCTGAGGAACTGGAGAAGAGCTGCAGACGAT TGAGGCTCCAGCATGACCTGAAAACGTGTCTGAAGAGACGCTATGAGTgcatatttgaaggaatagcaAGACAAGGAACCCAAAGCTTTCTGAACTACATCTACACTGACGTGCAGATGATTGCTGATGGGAATGCAGTGAACAGGGAACATGAAGTGAGGCAAGCTGAGGCTGGCCTGAGACCGGTCCGACAAGGCACTGCGATCCCGTGCAGTGACATCTTCAGGTCCATGCCTGGCCATTATAAGCCTGTGAGAAACGTCCTTACAACTGGTATTGCAGGTATTGGTTTGACAGTCTGTGTGCAGAAGTACATTCTTGACTGGACAGAAGAAAAACCTAACCAGGATATTCACTTTGTTTTCCCTGTTCCATTTCGGGAGCTAAATTTAATTAAGGAAGATCGCATCAGTATGAGGGATCTTATTTGCATCTTCTTTCCGGAAATGAAAGAAATGGATTTCATAGAGAAGAAGGACTGCAGGGTCCTTTTCATTCTCGATGGCTTGGATGTCTGTAAGCGGCCTCTTCATTTCCAGGACAATGACAAAGTGACTGACATACAACAGAAGACAACAATACAGGTGTTGCTCACAAACCTTATCCAGGGGAATCTGCTGCCCTCTGCCCACGTGTGGATAACTTCCCGGTCTGCAGCAGCCAACTTGATCCCTTCTGCGTGTGTCCATCGCTATACGGAGCTGTGTGGGTTTAATGACGATCAGAAGAAGGCTTACTTCATGCAGAAATTCAAAGACCCGCAGCAGATCTTTCAAGTTCTCTCACGTGTGACCTCAGCGAGGACCTTGCATATCATGTGCCATATAccagtgttctgctggattgTGGCCACTGTTTTCGAGCGGAAGTTCGCTGACCCCGACAGAACAGTAATCACAACACTCACTCAGTTTTATACACATTACCTGGTTCTCCAGTTGCACATGAAGAATCAGAAGTATTATGGGATGAAGACAGGTTTGCAACAGTGGCAGGACACAGACCCAGATTTTGTTCTTAAAGTGGCTAAGTTCGCCTTTGAACAACTAGAGAAAGATAGATTCAGCTTTCATGAGGTGGACTTGAGAGAATTTGGCTTGGCCAGGAGGGATGTGGTGctgcactctgggctctgcacAGAAATATATAAACAGGAGTCGTGTCAGGAGCGGGAATTCTGCTTTGTTCACCAGAGCTTGCAGGAGTACCTTGCAGCACTCCATGTGCACTACACATTTTTAAACCGTAACCAGAATGTCCTTGGCCAGCCTTTGATGAACACCTTCTCAAAGATCTTTAAATCAGCACCCATGTGTGACTTGTACAAGACTGCAATAGAGAGAGCCATGCAGAGTGAGAATGGACAGCTAGATCTTTTCCTGCGGTTCCTTTTTGGCCTCTCGGAACACTCCACGCAGGAGATCCTAAGGGGCCTCCTGAAGCGCATGGAAGTTGCTCCACAGGTTCCTGAAGAAATGATCAATTACATTAAAAAGCTGATCAGTGAGAATAGCAAGCCAGAGCGATGTGGAAATCTGGCTCACTGTCTGCTTGAACTGGAGCAAAACTGA
- the chordc1a gene encoding cysteine and histidine-rich domain-containing protein 1a: MSVLCYNKGCGQRFDPDQNPDDACTYHPGVPVFHDALKGWSCCKRRTTDFSDFLSIAGCTKGPHNEEKPPEPVKPDVKTSGEKKDLEDLKPKFDEYVIQAPKPLESISRPSPDEPFVRLQQKVASSLKQSLENLKLTEANEPDKNEEEGDEIKVGTSCKNGGCSKTFTGTESNEDVCLFHPGVPIFHEGMKYWSCCKRKTSDFNTFLSQEGCTKGAHLWKKQDTGKKVVPCRFDWHQTGGQVIISVYAKNSIPELSCVEANSTVLKIHIIFEGDKEFEQEISLWGVIDVSKSAMNMMASKIEITMKKAEPMMWARLDLPPATSPPQDKEMDG, from the exons ATGTCCGTGCTGTGTTACAACAAAGGTTGTGGACAGCGGTTTGACCCAGATCAGAATCCTGATG ACGCCTGCACCTACCACCCTGGTGTCCCCGTCTTCCACGACGCGTTGAAG GGGTGGTCTtgctgtaaaagacggacaaccGACTTCTCTGATTTCTTAAGCATCGCA GGCTGTACCAAAGGACCACATAATGAGGAGAAACCCCCTGAGCCAGTAAAACCCGATGTTAAGACCTCAGGGGAGAAAAAGGACCTGGAAGACCTAAAACCAAAGTTTGATGAATATGTCATTCAGGCGCCCAAACCGCTAGAGTCCATCAGTCGTCCGAG CCCGGATGAGCCCTTTGTAAGGTTACAGCAAAAGGTGGCATCTTCACTGAAGCAATCTTTGGAAAATCTGAAGCTAACAGAAGCCAACGAGCCGGATAAAAATG aGGAAGAAGGAGATGAAATTAAGGTTGGAACATCATGTAAAAATGGAGGCTGTTCGAAG ACATTCACTGGCACAGAAAGCAATGAGGATGTGTGCCTGTTTCACCCAGGGGTGCCCATTTTTCATGAAGG GATGAAgtactggagctgctgcaaaCGGAAGACCTCAGACTTCAACACTTTTCTGTCCCAAGAGGGCTGCACTAAGGGGGCTCACTTGTGGAAGAAGCAGGATACT GGGAAAAAGGTGGTGCCTTGTCGGTTTGACTGGCATCAGACAGGGGGCCAAGTGATAATCTCTGTGTATGCGAAGAACTCCATTCCAGAGCTGAGCTGTGTGGAGGCCAATAGTACTGTG CTGAAGATCCACATTATATTTGAAGGTGACAAGGAATTTGAACAAGAAATCAGCTTGTGGGGT GTGATCGATGTAAGTAAAAGTGCGATGAACATGATGGCATCTAAGATCGAGATCACCATGAAGAAAGCGGAGCCCATGATGTGGGCTCGGCTGGACCTGCCTCCGGCGACGAGCCCACCTCAGGACAAAGAGATGGATGGCTGA
- the nlrc3l gene encoding NLR family CARD domain-containing protein 3 isoform X1 gives MSETGDSVSPAVSEPEQPSVHEGEPNWAERPEYPPSSYGSMKSDENCVSATMSEEDEPPAAASSSAGVLQSPDLSEEDANVLNSTTEDATLELPHIFKSIQNTLNSLSEMKLLLFKMCLIKHHAEYFEGQLDKNADILDIVDKMLERCGKGGALSITLRVLHDIKMRDLAEELEKSCRRLRLQHDLKTCLKRRYECIFEGIARQGTQSFLNYIYTDVQMIADGNAVNREHEVRQAEAGLRPVRQGTAIPCSDIFRSMPGHYKPVRNVLTTGIAGIGLTVCVQKYILDWTEEKPNQDIHFVFPVPFRELNLIKEDRISMRDLICIFFPEMKEMDFIEKKDCRVLFILDGLDVCKRPLHFQDNDKVTDIQQKTTIQVLLTNLIQGNLLPSAHVWITSRSAAANLIPSACVHRYTELCGFNDDQKKAYFMQKFKDPQQIFQVLSRVTSARTLHIMCHIPVFCWIVATVFERKFADPDRTVITTLTQFYTHYLVLQLHMKNQKYYGMKTGLQQWQDTDPDFVLKVAKFAFEQLEKDRFSFHEVDLREFGLARRDVVLHSGLCTEIYKQESCQEREFCFVHQSLQEYLAALHVHYTFLNRNQNVLGQPLMNTFSKIFKSAPMCDLYKTAIERAMQSENGQLDLFLRFLFGLSEHSTQEILRGLLKRMEVAPQVPEEMINYIKKLISENSKPERCGNLAHCLLELEQN, from the exons ATGAGCGAAACGGGCGACAGCGTGAGTCCGGCGGTGTCCGAGCCCGAACAGCCGAG TGTCCATGAGGGGGAGCCTAATTGGGCAGAGAGACCCGAGTACCCGCCATCCAGCTATGGATCCATGAAAAGTGATGAAAACTGTGTCAGTGCCACAATGTCCGAGGAGGACGAGCCTCCTGCTGCTGCCTCAAG TAGCGCAGGTGTACTGCAGTCACCGGATCTTTCTGAAGAGGACGCTAATGTGCTGAATTCAACTACTGAGGATGCCACCCTGGAGTTGCCACATATATTTAAG TCAATCCAAAATACTCTGAATAGTCTCAGTGAGATGAAGTTGCTTCTGTTCAAGATGTGTCTGATCAAGCACCATGCTGAGTATTTTGAGGGTCAGCTGGACAAAAATGCTGATATCCTGGACATTGTGGACAAGATGCTGGAACGCTGCGGAAAAGGGGGTGCACTGAGTATAACCCTGCGTGTTCTCCATGACATCAAAATGCGTGACTTGGCTGAGGAACTGGAGAAGAGCTGCAGACGAT TGAGGCTCCAGCATGACCTGAAAACGTGTCTGAAGAGACGCTATGAGTgcatatttgaaggaatagcaAGACAAGGAACCCAAAGCTTTCTGAACTACATCTACACTGACGTGCAGATGATTGCTGATGGGAATGCAGTGAACAGGGAACATGAAGTGAGGCAAGCTGAGGCTGGCCTGAGACCGGTCCGACAAGGCACTGCGATCCCGTGCAGTGACATCTTCAGGTCCATGCCTGGCCATTATAAGCCTGTGAGAAACGTCCTTACAACTGGTATTGCAGGTATTGGTTTGACAGTCTGTGTGCAGAAGTACATTCTTGACTGGACAGAAGAAAAACCTAACCAGGATATTCACTTTGTTTTCCCTGTTCCATTTCGGGAGCTAAATTTAATTAAGGAAGATCGCATCAGTATGAGGGATCTTATTTGCATCTTCTTTCCGGAAATGAAAGAAATGGATTTCATAGAGAAGAAGGACTGCAGGGTCCTTTTCATTCTCGATGGCTTGGATGTCTGTAAGCGGCCTCTTCATTTCCAGGACAATGACAAAGTGACTGACATACAACAGAAGACAACAATACAGGTGTTGCTCACAAACCTTATCCAGGGGAATCTGCTGCCCTCTGCCCACGTGTGGATAACTTCCCGGTCTGCAGCAGCCAACTTGATCCCTTCTGCGTGTGTCCATCGCTATACGGAGCTGTGTGGGTTTAATGACGATCAGAAGAAGGCTTACTTCATGCAGAAATTCAAAGACCCGCAGCAGATCTTTCAAGTTCTCTCACGTGTGACCTCAGCGAGGACCTTGCATATCATGTGCCATATAccagtgttctgctggattgTGGCCACTGTTTTCGAGCGGAAGTTCGCTGACCCCGACAGAACAGTAATCACAACACTCACTCAGTTTTATACACATTACCTGGTTCTCCAGTTGCACATGAAGAATCAGAAGTATTATGGGATGAAGACAGGTTTGCAACAGTGGCAGGACACAGACCCAGATTTTGTTCTTAAAGTGGCTAAGTTCGCCTTTGAACAACTAGAGAAAGATAGATTCAGCTTTCATGAGGTGGACTTGAGAGAATTTGGCTTGGCCAGGAGGGATGTGGTGctgcactctgggctctgcacAGAAATATATAAACAGGAGTCGTGTCAGGAGCGGGAATTCTGCTTTGTTCACCAGAGCTTGCAGGAGTACCTTGCAGCACTCCATGTGCACTACACATTTTTAAACCGTAACCAGAATGTCCTTGGCCAGCCTTTGATGAACACCTTCTCAAAGATCTTTAAATCAGCACCCATGTGTGACTTGTACAAGACTGCAATAGAGAGAGCCATGCAGAGTGAGAATGGACAGCTAGATCTTTTCCTGCGGTTCCTTTTTGGCCTCTCGGAACACTCCACGCAGGAGATCCTAAGGGGCCTCCTGAAGCGCATGGAAGTTGCTCCACAGGTTCCTGAAGAAATGATCAATTACATTAAAAAGCTGATCAGTGAGAATAGCAAGCCAGAGCGATGTGGAAATCTGGCTCACTGTCTGCTTGAACTGGAGCAAAACTGA